From the Vespa velutina chromosome 16, iVesVel2.1, whole genome shotgun sequence genome, one window contains:
- the LOC124954908 gene encoding transmembrane emp24 domain-containing protein 5-like isoform X1: protein MSSFLLRNLIFIAIIGLAKCETDRPWYETLPAVAMDYKVHIDAGKEDCYFQFVNPGATFYVSFQVLRGGDGKAGFAVRNPEGVIVHPYQWRTDVDYQDQSVTGGYYSVCIDNQFSRFAPKLVNLYITVIRYDQWEKYTKELEELNLSVENFTSTLRGVEKNINDILQTQHLSRSREARDLNLLLDNNFYVQTWSIAQIIVITVTTMIQVYFVKRLFQVRPSRYSKASL from the exons atgtcttcttttctccttcgaaaTCTAATTTTCATAGCGATAATCGGTTTAGCGAAATGCGAAACGGACAGACCGTGGTACGAAACTCTACCCGCAGTGGCAATGGACTACAAGGTGCATATCGATGCCGGAAAGGAGGATTGCTATTTCCAATTTGTAAATCCAGGCGCAACTTTCTACGTCAGCTTCCAG GTACTACGTGGTGGAGATGGAAAGGCCGGATTTGCAGTGAGAAATCCGGAAGGCGTGATCGTTCATCCATATCAATGGAGAACAGACGTGGATTATCAAGATCAGTCAGTTACCGGAGGTTATTATAGTGTTTGCATCGACAATCAGTTTTCCAGATTTGCCCCGAAATTGGTGAATTTGTATATCACAGTTATCAG GTACGATCAATGGGAAAAATATACCAAGGAATTGGAGGAGCTAAATCTGTCGGTTGAAAATTTCACT agtACGTTAAGAGGCGTGGAGAAAAACATCAATGACATATTGCAAACGCAACATTTGAGCCGTAGCCGAGAAGCAAGAGATTTAAATTTGCTTTTGgacaataatttttacgtTCAAACGTGGTCCATCGCgcaaataattgttattacggTGACTACTATGATACAGGTTTACTTTgttaaaagattatttcaaGTTAGACCATCGAGATATTCGAAGGCGAGCCTCTGA
- the LOC124954908 gene encoding transmembrane emp24 domain-containing protein 5-like isoform X2 has translation MDYKVHIDAGKEDCYFQFVNPGATFYVSFQVLRGGDGKAGFAVRNPEGVIVHPYQWRTDVDYQDQSVTGGYYSVCIDNQFSRFAPKLVNLYITVIRYDQWEKYTKELEELNLSVENFTSTLRGVEKNINDILQTQHLSRSREARDLNLLLDNNFYVQTWSIAQIIVITVTTMIQVYFVKRLFQVRPSRYSKASL, from the exons ATGGACTACAAGGTGCATATCGATGCCGGAAAGGAGGATTGCTATTTCCAATTTGTAAATCCAGGCGCAACTTTCTACGTCAGCTTCCAG GTACTACGTGGTGGAGATGGAAAGGCCGGATTTGCAGTGAGAAATCCGGAAGGCGTGATCGTTCATCCATATCAATGGAGAACAGACGTGGATTATCAAGATCAGTCAGTTACCGGAGGTTATTATAGTGTTTGCATCGACAATCAGTTTTCCAGATTTGCCCCGAAATTGGTGAATTTGTATATCACAGTTATCAG GTACGATCAATGGGAAAAATATACCAAGGAATTGGAGGAGCTAAATCTGTCGGTTGAAAATTTCACT agtACGTTAAGAGGCGTGGAGAAAAACATCAATGACATATTGCAAACGCAACATTTGAGCCGTAGCCGAGAAGCAAGAGATTTAAATTTGCTTTTGgacaataatttttacgtTCAAACGTGGTCCATCGCgcaaataattgttattacggTGACTACTATGATACAGGTTTACTTTgttaaaagattatttcaaGTTAGACCATCGAGATATTCGAAGGCGAGCCTCTGA
- the LOC124954895 gene encoding ileal sodium/bile acid cotransporter-like isoform X4 yields MLILVTWFFFLHQIAAEQFMVEKWVVNLTTNSIGLAMEETKTVPFSVKTKYPGNFSFDYISESTNVATISGVINQNDSNHFYGILNITGIFLGTTKIKLYLMKDKNIEDSKDILSVTVVRYQRTLDTIFTVSVAILVSILYINFGCAMDWEVCKRTLKKPIGPAIGCFCQFFFMPLLSYGIGYCLFPDKPELQIGMFFTGISPSGGASNIWTVLLDGNLNLSITMTTICTILAFGFMPFWVFTLGKRIFERGNLAIPYNRIAMFAVGLIIPLLIGFLIQKKLPKLCKLMIRIMKPFSVILIIFIVVFAILTNLYLFRLFSWQIVVAGMGLPWLGFIFGMLVSLIFKQSRPDIIAIAIETGIQNTGVSIFLLRFTLKPPADDLTTVVPVSSAIMTPIPLIILYIVKLIFNYKRKLQKRTTNTSKSLENSECCTEPINTALQTNLH; encoded by the exons ATGCTCATCCTTGTAAcatggttcttttttttacatcaaatTGCGGCTGAACAATTTATGGTAGAAAAATGGGTTGTGAATTTAACAACCAATTCCATTGGCTTAGCAATGGAAGAAACAAAGACCGTTCCATTCTCTGTCAAAACAAAATATCCAGGAAATTTCAGTTTTGATTATATAAGCGAATCGACCAATGTTGCAACAATAAGTGGTGttattaatcaaaatgataGCAATCATTTCTATGGTATACTTAATATTACCGGTATCTTTTTGGGTactacaaaaattaaattatatctgaTGAAAGATAAG aacaTAGAAGACAGCAAAGATATTCTTTCTGTTACGGTAGTACGTTATCAACGAACGTTAGATACGATATTTACTGTTAGCGTTGCAATACTTGTATCTATTCTCTATATTAATTTTGGCTGTGCTATGGATTGGGAAGTATGTAAAAGAACATTAAAGAAACCTATCGGTCCTGCCATAGGATGCTTTTGTCAATTCTTCTTTATGCCTTTG TTGAGTTATGGTATCGGATATTGTTTATTTCCTGACAAACCTGAACTACAAATAGGCATGTTCTTCACAGGGATAAGTCCAAGTGGTGGAGCATCAAATATTTGGACCGTATTATTGGATGGAAATTTGAATCTTTCTATCACTATGACTACGATATGCACTATACTTGCTTTTG GGTTTATGCCATTTTGGGTATTTACCCTAGGCAAACGTATTTTTGAACGCGGAAATCTTGCCATACCTTATAATCGTATCGCAATGTTTGCAGTTGGTCTTATAATACCTCTATTGATAGGATTTcttatacaaaagaaattacCAAAATTATGCAAGTTGATGATACGAATAATGAAACCATTTTCAgtaattcttataatatttatcgttgtATTTGCTATCCTTACTAATCTATATTTGTTCAGATTATTTTCATGGCAG ATAGTGGTAGCAGGCATGGGTTTGCCATGGTTGGGATTTATTTTTGGCATGTTGGTATCCTTAATCTTTAAGCAATCTCGGCCAGATATTATAGCAATAGCAATCGAAACAGGAATACAAAATACAGGTGtctctatttttttacttAGATTTACTTTAAAGCCACCTGCCGATGATTTAACTACAG tgGTACCAGTGTCATCCGCCATAATGACCCCCATaccgttaataattttatatatagtaaaactaatatttaactaTAAACGCAAGCTACAAAAGCGTACAACAAATACTTCCAAATCTTTAGAAAATTCTGAATGTTGTACAGAACCTATTAACACTGCCCTACAAACTAAtttgcattaa
- the LOC124954895 gene encoding ileal sodium/bile acid cotransporter-like isoform X1 produces the protein MLILVTWFFFLHQIAAEQFMVEKWVVNLTTNSIGLAMEETKTVPFSVKTKYPGNFSFDYISESTNVATISGVINQNDSNHFYGILNITGIFLGTTKIKLYLMKDKNIEDSKDILSVTVVRYQRTLDTIFTVSVAILVSILYINFGCAMDWEVCKRTLKKPIGPAIGCFCQFFFMPLLSYGIGYCLFPDKPELQIGMFFTGISPSGGASNIWTVLLDGNLNLSITMTTICTILAFGFMPFWVFTLGKRIFERGNLAIPYNRIAMFAVGLIIPLLIGFLIQKKLPKLCKLMIRIMKPFSVILIIFIVVFAILTNLYLFRLFSWQIVVAGMGLPWLGFIFGMLVSLIFKQSRPDIIAIAIETGIQNTGVSIFLLRFTLKPPADDLTTGKLNLKIHDTIDLQFFNQFSFILFLFLFFFFFFFLFFFLSVVPVSSAIMTPIPLIILYIVKLIFNYKRKLQKRTTNTSKSLENSECCTEPINTALQTNLH, from the exons ATGCTCATCCTTGTAAcatggttcttttttttacatcaaatTGCGGCTGAACAATTTATGGTAGAAAAATGGGTTGTGAATTTAACAACCAATTCCATTGGCTTAGCAATGGAAGAAACAAAGACCGTTCCATTCTCTGTCAAAACAAAATATCCAGGAAATTTCAGTTTTGATTATATAAGCGAATCGACCAATGTTGCAACAATAAGTGGTGttattaatcaaaatgataGCAATCATTTCTATGGTATACTTAATATTACCGGTATCTTTTTGGGTactacaaaaattaaattatatctgaTGAAAGATAAG aacaTAGAAGACAGCAAAGATATTCTTTCTGTTACGGTAGTACGTTATCAACGAACGTTAGATACGATATTTACTGTTAGCGTTGCAATACTTGTATCTATTCTCTATATTAATTTTGGCTGTGCTATGGATTGGGAAGTATGTAAAAGAACATTAAAGAAACCTATCGGTCCTGCCATAGGATGCTTTTGTCAATTCTTCTTTATGCCTTTG TTGAGTTATGGTATCGGATATTGTTTATTTCCTGACAAACCTGAACTACAAATAGGCATGTTCTTCACAGGGATAAGTCCAAGTGGTGGAGCATCAAATATTTGGACCGTATTATTGGATGGAAATTTGAATCTTTCTATCACTATGACTACGATATGCACTATACTTGCTTTTG GGTTTATGCCATTTTGGGTATTTACCCTAGGCAAACGTATTTTTGAACGCGGAAATCTTGCCATACCTTATAATCGTATCGCAATGTTTGCAGTTGGTCTTATAATACCTCTATTGATAGGATTTcttatacaaaagaaattacCAAAATTATGCAAGTTGATGATACGAATAATGAAACCATTTTCAgtaattcttataatatttatcgttgtATTTGCTATCCTTACTAATCTATATTTGTTCAGATTATTTTCATGGCAG ATAGTGGTAGCAGGCATGGGTTTGCCATGGTTGGGATTTATTTTTGGCATGTTGGTATCCTTAATCTTTAAGCAATCTCGGCCAGATATTATAGCAATAGCAATCGAAACAGGAATACAAAATACAGGTGtctctatttttttacttAGATTTACTTTAAAGCCACCTGCCGATGATTTAACTACAGGTAAGTTGAACCTGAAAATACACGATACGATTGATTTGCAATTTTTCaaccaattttcttttattctttttttatttcttttctttttcttttttttttttttgtttttctttctttcagtgGTACCAGTGTCATCCGCCATAATGACCCCCATaccgttaataattttatatatagtaaaactaatatttaactaTAAACGCAAGCTACAAAAGCGTACAACAAATACTTCCAAATCTTTAGAAAATTCTGAATGTTGTACAGAACCTATTAACACTGCCCTACAAACTAAtttgcattaa
- the LOC124954895 gene encoding ileal sodium/bile acid cotransporter-like isoform X2: protein MLILVTWFFFLHQIAAEQFMVEKWVVNLTTNSIGLAMEETKTVPFSVKTKYPGNFSFDYISESTNVATISGVINQNDSNHFYGILNITGIFLGTTKIKLYLMKDKNIEDSKDILSVTVVRYQRTLDTIFTVSVAILVSILYINFGCAMDWEVCKRTLKKPIGPAIGCFCQFFFMPLLSYGIGYCLFPDKPELQIGMFFTGISPSGGASNIWTVLLDGNLNLSITMTTICTILAFVGLIIPLLIGFLIQKKLPKLCKLMIRIMKPFSVILIIFIVVFAILTNLYLFRLFSWQIVVAGMGLPWLGFIFGMLVSLIFKQSRPDIIAIAIETGIQNTGVSIFLLRFTLKPPADDLTTGKLNLKIHDTIDLQFFNQFSFILFLFLFFFFFFFLFFFLSVVPVSSAIMTPIPLIILYIVKLIFNYKRKLQKRTTNTSKSLENSECCTEPINTALQTNLH from the exons ATGCTCATCCTTGTAAcatggttcttttttttacatcaaatTGCGGCTGAACAATTTATGGTAGAAAAATGGGTTGTGAATTTAACAACCAATTCCATTGGCTTAGCAATGGAAGAAACAAAGACCGTTCCATTCTCTGTCAAAACAAAATATCCAGGAAATTTCAGTTTTGATTATATAAGCGAATCGACCAATGTTGCAACAATAAGTGGTGttattaatcaaaatgataGCAATCATTTCTATGGTATACTTAATATTACCGGTATCTTTTTGGGTactacaaaaattaaattatatctgaTGAAAGATAAG aacaTAGAAGACAGCAAAGATATTCTTTCTGTTACGGTAGTACGTTATCAACGAACGTTAGATACGATATTTACTGTTAGCGTTGCAATACTTGTATCTATTCTCTATATTAATTTTGGCTGTGCTATGGATTGGGAAGTATGTAAAAGAACATTAAAGAAACCTATCGGTCCTGCCATAGGATGCTTTTGTCAATTCTTCTTTATGCCTTTG TTGAGTTATGGTATCGGATATTGTTTATTTCCTGACAAACCTGAACTACAAATAGGCATGTTCTTCACAGGGATAAGTCCAAGTGGTGGAGCATCAAATATTTGGACCGTATTATTGGATGGAAATTTGAATCTTTCTATCACTATGACTACGATATGCACTATACTTGCTTTTG TTGGTCTTATAATACCTCTATTGATAGGATTTcttatacaaaagaaattacCAAAATTATGCAAGTTGATGATACGAATAATGAAACCATTTTCAgtaattcttataatatttatcgttgtATTTGCTATCCTTACTAATCTATATTTGTTCAGATTATTTTCATGGCAG ATAGTGGTAGCAGGCATGGGTTTGCCATGGTTGGGATTTATTTTTGGCATGTTGGTATCCTTAATCTTTAAGCAATCTCGGCCAGATATTATAGCAATAGCAATCGAAACAGGAATACAAAATACAGGTGtctctatttttttacttAGATTTACTTTAAAGCCACCTGCCGATGATTTAACTACAGGTAAGTTGAACCTGAAAATACACGATACGATTGATTTGCAATTTTTCaaccaattttcttttattctttttttatttcttttctttttcttttttttttttttgtttttctttctttcagtgGTACCAGTGTCATCCGCCATAATGACCCCCATaccgttaataattttatatatagtaaaactaatatttaactaTAAACGCAAGCTACAAAAGCGTACAACAAATACTTCCAAATCTTTAGAAAATTCTGAATGTTGTACAGAACCTATTAACACTGCCCTACAAACTAAtttgcattaa
- the LOC124954895 gene encoding ileal sodium/bile acid cotransporter-like isoform X3, with product MEETKTVPFSVKTKYPGNFSFDYISESTNVATISGVINQNDSNHFYGILNITGIFLGTTKIKLYLMKDKNIEDSKDILSVTVVRYQRTLDTIFTVSVAILVSILYINFGCAMDWEVCKRTLKKPIGPAIGCFCQFFFMPLLSYGIGYCLFPDKPELQIGMFFTGISPSGGASNIWTVLLDGNLNLSITMTTICTILAFGFMPFWVFTLGKRIFERGNLAIPYNRIAMFAVGLIIPLLIGFLIQKKLPKLCKLMIRIMKPFSVILIIFIVVFAILTNLYLFRLFSWQIVVAGMGLPWLGFIFGMLVSLIFKQSRPDIIAIAIETGIQNTGVSIFLLRFTLKPPADDLTTGKLNLKIHDTIDLQFFNQFSFILFLFLFFFFFFFLFFFLSVVPVSSAIMTPIPLIILYIVKLIFNYKRKLQKRTTNTSKSLENSECCTEPINTALQTNLH from the exons ATGGAAGAAACAAAGACCGTTCCATTCTCTGTCAAAACAAAATATCCAGGAAATTTCAGTTTTGATTATATAAGCGAATCGACCAATGTTGCAACAATAAGTGGTGttattaatcaaaatgataGCAATCATTTCTATGGTATACTTAATATTACCGGTATCTTTTTGGGTactacaaaaattaaattatatctgaTGAAAGATAAG aacaTAGAAGACAGCAAAGATATTCTTTCTGTTACGGTAGTACGTTATCAACGAACGTTAGATACGATATTTACTGTTAGCGTTGCAATACTTGTATCTATTCTCTATATTAATTTTGGCTGTGCTATGGATTGGGAAGTATGTAAAAGAACATTAAAGAAACCTATCGGTCCTGCCATAGGATGCTTTTGTCAATTCTTCTTTATGCCTTTG TTGAGTTATGGTATCGGATATTGTTTATTTCCTGACAAACCTGAACTACAAATAGGCATGTTCTTCACAGGGATAAGTCCAAGTGGTGGAGCATCAAATATTTGGACCGTATTATTGGATGGAAATTTGAATCTTTCTATCACTATGACTACGATATGCACTATACTTGCTTTTG GGTTTATGCCATTTTGGGTATTTACCCTAGGCAAACGTATTTTTGAACGCGGAAATCTTGCCATACCTTATAATCGTATCGCAATGTTTGCAGTTGGTCTTATAATACCTCTATTGATAGGATTTcttatacaaaagaaattacCAAAATTATGCAAGTTGATGATACGAATAATGAAACCATTTTCAgtaattcttataatatttatcgttgtATTTGCTATCCTTACTAATCTATATTTGTTCAGATTATTTTCATGGCAG ATAGTGGTAGCAGGCATGGGTTTGCCATGGTTGGGATTTATTTTTGGCATGTTGGTATCCTTAATCTTTAAGCAATCTCGGCCAGATATTATAGCAATAGCAATCGAAACAGGAATACAAAATACAGGTGtctctatttttttacttAGATTTACTTTAAAGCCACCTGCCGATGATTTAACTACAGGTAAGTTGAACCTGAAAATACACGATACGATTGATTTGCAATTTTTCaaccaattttcttttattctttttttatttcttttctttttcttttttttttttttgtttttctttctttcagtgGTACCAGTGTCATCCGCCATAATGACCCCCATaccgttaataattttatatatagtaaaactaatatttaactaTAAACGCAAGCTACAAAAGCGTACAACAAATACTTCCAAATCTTTAGAAAATTCTGAATGTTGTACAGAACCTATTAACACTGCCCTACAAACTAAtttgcattaa